Below is a window of Sus scrofa isolate TJ Tabasco breed Duroc chromosome 3, Sscrofa11.1, whole genome shotgun sequence DNA.
tatgtatttcacaattaaaaattaaggaaaaaactttttattCCACTTTTCTGCTAGTGATACTCTGGTTTTCTTTGGTTCCTTGCAACAAAACTCCCTGAAAGACTGTCTTATCTCTCTTTCTaattcctctccttttctcttgaaCCTACTCCAAGCAGGATTTTGACTCCTCTAGGTCCTTGAAAGCACTCATCAGGTCaccgtgggagttccctggtggcgtagtggttaaggaTATAGTATTGTCActagaactttcacatgctgaggccacagccaaaagaaaagtcGCAGAGACTCCACACTGTCAAATCCAAAGTCCTCTCAAATTTCCCCATCTTATTCTACCTCTTAGTGGCACAGAGCATAGTTGCCTGCTCCCttctgaaaacactgtctttacACCACTGCCACCCCACCTTCTCTTGGTTCTTCCTCCTACCTCATGGgccactctctctccctttcctttactggttcttcctcttcttatctGCTTGACGTTGGAGTCTGCTGGGCTCAGTCCTTGTATAGTTATGAGCTATACTTATTACCTTGGTGACCTCAACCACTCATAGCTTTCAGTATCATAGGCTGAGGatagtaaaaaaaattcttttggcctcacccgcagcatgtgggagttcccagggcagggactgaacccacaccatagtagtgaccccagccacagcagtgacaacgtgggaccttaacctgctaagccataagaGAACTCAAAGAAGACAGCATATTTATATTCCCAGCCCAGAGTTTTCTTCCTAACTCCGGACTTCTATATCAAACTGTCTCCttaaggagctcctgttgtggctcagcaggttaggaacccaactagtatccatgagggtgtgggattgatccctggccctgcttaggggttaaggatctggcattgccatgagctgtggtgtaggtcacagatgcggcttggatcccaagctgctgtggcacaggccggcagctgtggctctgaatggacctctagcctgggaacttccacatgccgcaagtgcagccctaaaaacaaaacaaaacaaccacacacaaaaaaacctactAAAAACCTCTTCTAAAAATGAACTCCTGATCTCCCCATCTCCATCTCTTCCAGCCTCAGCTTTCCTCatcttcacagcaatgccattgGTCCAGGTGCTCATTCTTTATGTGAGTCCTCATATCAAATCCATCAGGTGATCCAGCCTGATCTCTCCATTCCCACTGCATGGCCAGGTCACTCTCATCTGTTTCCCAGGGAACTTCACTAGCCTCCTGACAAGGTCTTCTTCCATTCTTACTCCCTCTATCTATGCCCAACATAGCAGCCAGAGTGATTCTGTAAAAATATAAGTCAGATTGGGtcatttctctgctcaaaaccctaTAATGGCTCCCAATGTGCCAGAGTAAATCCCAAATCCTCGTTACCATCTACAAGGTCCTTGGTGATCTGCTCTCCCCCCATCACATCTCTgacctcctttccttcctttcacacTGATCCAGCCCCACTGTCCTCCTTGCTGTGATGGCCTTTgctctgttccctctgcttggaatgctCTTCCCCAGATGTCCCTGGCTGCTGATTTCTATCACCCTATTCACTACTGCACCCCACCTCcactctgctttaaaaaaattcccatggAATTTAATATCTGCTAGTACACATTGTATTACTTCTTATGACTACATCTCCCTTTTCCTCACCGTGTCCACAGAGATGTTCGGTGTTATGTTCACTGATGTATTCTGAGACCCTAGAATGGAGCCTGAGACACACTAGATACTCagtaataaacatttgttgaataaatgaatgagttgtAATACTTAAACATGTACGTGCTCAATAAATACTCGGTACCACTATTATCGAATCAACAAGACATAGGTCCAAGCTCGGAATCTACTTTTGTGGCCAAAAGGAAAGTGGCTCGCTTGAAGTTGGCATTAGGAAAGCTAATGTCAAAAGTGTTTAGGACTCACTGTGGGGTGTAGGTGGGGGGCGGGTGTGGGCCTACTGGAGGGGGCGGGAAGATGAAGGTGAAAGACAATTTAGTTCTCAAACTATCCCAAGTCTCCTCCCCCCTTTTACAAGCCTTATCTGCAGGGAACACACTTATTCAACACATACTCTGTGTCTGGAGCCGGGTATATAGGAGGCGATGGTGTCCCAGTTCCCTGGCGAACTCCCATTAATCCTGCAATACCCTGCGGTACCCTCTGCCAGTAAAGGCTCACAAAACACGCTACGGCCTTAAGAAACCTCAGGCCAGTGGAGTCGGCAGGAAGGCTTCACTGAGGGTTAACTTGACCTAGATCCATGTGGCAGTCTCCCCAACAGGGAAGCGGTTCGAAGGTCCCCGGGCAACGGGGACAGCGCGAAAGAAGGCGTAGAGAGCCCCCCTCATCCCCCCAACATCCCTccagtgcacacacacagagtcccaAAGCGCAAGGACACACAACCAACCGTCCTCCTGCAGTCCCCACTCGGGCCCTTCAAAGGGCCTAATCCCGGGTACCACTCAGACCCGCCCCCGCCAGCCGAGCTCCCCGCGCAGGAAAAGCCTCTCACCGCCGCCAAAGCGCCGCTCACCCGGCGCTCGGCGCCATGttggccccgccccctccgggCGCAGGTCCTGGCAGCGACCGAGAACAGATTACGGCCCCTTCCCCAAGCCGGAATAAGCCCTCTGGGCTCACGGcctgaaacaatataaaaatggTGTCTCTGTGCCTACGTGTAAGGAGCACACCCTCTTGATGTAATTACTTCAGTTTATTCCTTCACTATCCGGCGGCCAGGACCTTCGGGAGGCGCCACAAAACCTAGGCGGGGAAGCCCGGAGCGCAACGAGGCCCCGCCCGCTATGGGGTCGGCACTGCGCGTGCGCCTCCTGCCTTGCGTTGGATTAATGCTGCAGCAGACACCTTCGGGATTTAAAGGGCCCGCTGCCTGTCCGGAGTTGCTTTGAAGGCAAGGGGGTGGTTGGTTGTGGACGACCCTTGATCATGGGACCTGTGCCGTTGGGAatgttgcttttcattttgaCTATGTACGGTGCTTGCGCTGGGACAATGAAGGAGGAAGACGATGACACAGAACGCTTGCCCAGCAAATGCGAAGGTATCTAAAGGGAGTAGCCCCTATTCGCATCTCTCTGCCCCACTTCCTTCGTCTGGGCCAGACCAAATGGACTATGATGGGTGGGTCACTCGACCTCCTTAAGGACCCGAGGGAGATGCTTGTGGAGCCTGATGGAATTCGAATGGGGTCAAGGGAAAGAATGCATAGCGCTCCTCCCAAACTATGGTACTACAATTCCCATGAGAAATTCAGAGGGAGCCTGCTTGTTCTTGCTGGTTTGGGTCCCAATGGTTTGTGGGAATTGTAGTTCAGAGACTATCGGTCCAGGACCGCCCACTCTACTGAGCATCTTCAATGTGTGtctgtatgagtgtgtgtgtatgtgttttccgTATGCCACCAGACCTAAATCTGGGGAGCCTGCAGGAATGGGGTGTCAGGCTCAATACCTTGTGGACATCCTCTGCTCCACCCTGGCAGAGACTGTCCCAAATTACAGGCCTCATGCTCTCCTGAGAGGATATAGGAGTGAGTAAATCAGCCCTTGAAGctcataaaagaaagaagaggccacacagctgggagAGGTTCCCCATAATTGTAAGGCTTTGAAGAGGGTGTGCGCTGAATGGATTTTACAGTGAGCAACATCTTCTGTGGCTGCATCACTTTTGGGGCCTAGCTGGGAGAAGACATTTCAGATCTGGACCATCGAGTGCCCTGGTTTCTTAGTTTGTTGCCTTCCTGGCTTTAATTTCTTCCTGAATTCTTTTCCCCTTTGCCTCACTGCACACTGCACTTCAATATCAGTGTTCCTCACTACTTAGTCCtaatctctcctctcctttcattTGTGTCTCCATTCATACCCTCTTACACCTGTCAGTTTTTCTAAACATAGTCTTAATTGTGGTCTTTGCTTTAACACCTCTTCAGGCCTCCTGCTGTGATTAGATTACAGCCAAAGTCTTGGCCATAACATCCAAGTCTCTTTGTTGTCTGGCCTCCATCTCTCTTACATTTCcacaccccacctcccatccccaaAGTGCCCATGTTTCAGCCATCTTAAACTTCTCAGTGCAACTGAGACTGCCTCATCCTTTTGCACGTCTGTGCTTTGcacgtttttctttttcttttttttttccttagcctgGAATGATCCTCTTCCTTCTGAATTTCATTCTTTAAGACCCattttaaatgtcacctcctttgGAAGCCTCCTTCCTTATTTGTCACCTCCCACTGAATTGGAGAGAAGGAGAATACCTGTGTTTCCCTGGTCCTAGGATAGTGCCATAGACATGCTTTAGACACCTGTGTCACCTGTCCATTTTTAgcttgcctggcacatagtgggccCCTCCCTTTCTTGGGGCCCACTGTGGGCCAGGTCACATGCTGGAAAGACTGGTGGAGGAGACACAATGCTCACCCTTAAGGAAACTGTGAGCTAGAAGGAAGTCATTGAATGAAGTTTGCATTTCCTAGTGAAATTAAGCTTCTTGGTCTTAACCCCCATTATAGGGTCCATCATTACACAATATTATCATCTTTTTAATCTGTCCCCAGTGACAATGGCAATATCCAGGGGATAGGGATTATGGATCTTATTGCTCTCTGTATTGCTGTTGTTCATCTAGGAGCTCAGTAAACAACTACAAAAAATAgccaactgtggctcagtgggttaagaatccggtgttgtcaactgctgtggcttgggtcactgctgtggcatgggttcgatccctggcttcggaACTTTTGCCAGGCACTATTCCAGGGGCTTTACGTAAATGGATTTAATCCTCACCAATTTAGAGGTAAAGAAGCTAAGGTACAGCAGGACTGTCACACAGCCAAATGGCTGAGTCAGGATTCCAACCTTGTCAGGCCGGCTCCAGGGTTTACACCTATAACCATCATGCTCTGCTGCctttgctcatctgcaaaatgagttGCTGGTATGTTTGTCTTTCACGTCCCCTTGGACATCTAGTGTGTAAACTGCTGAGCCTGGAGCTACAGGAAGAGCTGAGTCGCACTGGCCGATCTCGAGAGGTATTAGAGCTGGGGCAGGTGCTGGACACGGGCAAGAGGAAGAGACACATCCCTTATAGCGTTTCGTGAGTCCTTCTCGGTGTTCCTCCACCTTCCAATCCCCAAAGAAGCCCTGGGAACACTCGCAGCATCCAGGGAGTCTTTGTTTCCCCTCTTCCTACAGAGAGACAAGGCTGGAAGAGGCCTTGGAGAATTTATGTGAGCGGATCCTGGATTACAGTGTGCATGCTGAGCGCAAGGGCTCACTGAGATATGCCAAGGTCAGACTCTTCCCCTGGGCAGGAGCCCACTTTTCAGAAACTACAACCTGTATCCACTGTGGTCCTTGCGATGTCTGCCCATCTCCTCCTGGATCTGGAATATCCCCTCCCCATCGTAGACTCCCTCATCTCATCCCTATGGAACTCGCCTGAGTCTCCAAAAGTTGACAAAGCTGATATGGCAaaaaggggaggaggcagggtaGGGGCTAAGGACTGATCTCAGTTCCCATCTTTCAGGGGCAGAGTCAGACCATGGCGACGCTGAAAGGCCTGGTGCAGAAGGGGGTGAAGGTGGATCTGGGCATCCCTCTGGAGCTGTGGGACGAGCCCAGCGTGGAGGTCACATTCCTCAAGAAGCAGGTAGGATAGCATACTGTACTGCTCAGGAAGGTGAGaagggaacctgggagagggGCTAGATCCTAGGGAGGTCCATCATTAAGCAGAGTGAGGACTCTGTCATCTATTGAAGTGGGCTGGGACTATATCAAGGAGTATAATGGAGGCTAATAATATATACTACCACTTGCTAAACACCAGCTGTGTGCCAGATTTGGGGTCATGTACTTTGCAGCTGCTGCCTCATTTTACCCTTAGAACAACCCATTTTACAGGAAAGGAACTGAGACTCAGAGTTTAATAACTTACTTGGCAGAGTAGGTGCTAGTAAGTATCCATTGAATGAATGAGGATCACACATCTGATAAGCCAAGTTTAACCTCGTGGCTCCCTGCCTCTCCAGAGCGGGTTGGGGAGTCAGGGagtgaggagcagagaggagggtctGCAAAGCCCAGCAAAATAGACACCCTTCTGACCCTTCCACCTGACCAGTGTGAGACGATGCTGGAGGAGTTTGAAGATGTCGTGGGAGACTGGTATTTTCACCATCAGGAGCAGCCCCTACAGCGTTTTCTCTGTGAAGCTCATGTGCTCCCAGCTGCTGAAACTGGTAAGTGTGTGGGCTGGCCCCTTTCTTGCCAGGCCATAACCTCCCCTCTCGCCAGGCCCAATATCTAAATAGTTTTCTATTCTGCAACATAGCATGTCTACAGGAAACCTGGACTGGAAACGAGAAGATCGCAGATGGGCAAGAGAAGACAGCAGGAGAGGAGGAGCAAgatcaggaggaggaagaggagatgaCTGACTCACCAGGCCACCCCAAGCATGACCCAGAGGATCTTTGAACCTTGCTTTTGAGCCCCAAGGAGGGACAGGGGTCATGGAGAGGAACCCTCTGAAGGCTGAGCTCTCCCTGCTCCACAGCTTTAAGAGTGTGTGTGTCCCCACCTTAGAGCTTATAGCTGTTCTCTCCCATCTGATCTCAGGCAGGATCCTGGTGGTGCAGTATGGCATGGTTTTGGGGAGAAAGGTGGCAGCAGCAGATGGAAACGAAGTCCCAAAAGATGAGTCTGCTACCTGCCATTTAGCCCCTTAATTGTCAGGTGTGTGTGGTAACAGAAGTGAGATATTTAAAATAGCTCTACTTTTCTCCAGCTTTCCTCTGGACCCAGAGGTTAGCAGGTCATAGAAGCTTTGAACCTTGGGAAACTCGCTTTTCCCCTTGAGGGCGCTTTTAGACTTTGAACGTcgtggacatttttttttcctccttgcttttttttagggcgtcgcgtggggcatatggaagtccccactccaatccgagctgcagctgctggcctatgccacagccacagcaaccctggaacAGAGCATTGTCTGCGAAGtatatcacagctcaaggcaacgcccccccccaaccccctcattcttaacccactgagtgaggctagggattggacctccgcatcctcatggatactagtgggatctgttactgctgagccacaatggcaatgcttttgctttttttttttttttttttttttttttttaagagccaccaggccaggggtccaattgaatGTCCTGGATATTCTCTACGATCTACATATACTGCCGGCGTCAAGGAGGCTACTGAATGAAAAGAGGACACTGGAAGGGGGTGGTGCAATTAGGTGAGGTGGACACTTGGTCTACACCGAGGGCCCATCATGTAATTTCAAAGGTGCCAAATTTTCTATACGGctagtaaacttttaaaaaaaatgtatcaccCGGGCCCCGCCCCAAATTTCAAACTGCCGTGCACATATCATAGCTGGACGATATGGCAGCGCCCAGGGCCGTTGGCTGCCGTCCTCTTAGAAGCAAACGGTGCTTTGTAATTCTACAGCGGGAAGGAGCTGGCAGGCGGTCCACCGCCCGAAACGACTttcaggttgggggttggggtggaggtCGGGGGGTGGCGGTGTTAATCCGTGCCGCCCGCTTCTGCGCATGCCTGAAAACGCGCCGGAATTAAATTCAGTGCGCGCCGCCGCCTGAGCCGCCATACTTCCGTTACGGGAGCTCGCAGAGGACAAGCTTCAGCACGCTTTTCCGGTGTCTCTTCTTCCTCGGTCTGAGGCAAGAGGAATAAAGAGGTGATAAAATTAGGTCCAAGATAGAGAGCAGCTCTGGTTAGAGTGAGAGAAATAACAAGGATATCCCCGGAGGGTGGTGGGTGGGAACCTAGAACGCGAGCCGGGAAGAGGCCTCAAACGCTGAGAGACCGGCAGATTCCTGCAGAAGTGAAGGTTGGGTGATACCATTTTCGCAAAGGGTTGAGGACTATTCGATCTTAAGGGTGCGAAGAGGGTGGCAAGGAACTGAGACTTGGAAGGTAGCACTTGACGGAGTCTGGGCGAGTGTGGGAATCGGAGGGGAGCACAGAGTCGCTTACAGTCCCACTTCCTTTCCCCAGCCCGCCCCTCTCCGTCCATGAGCGGTCTAGTGCGCACCGAGCCGCTGCGCGGAGACACCCCTCTGCTGGTGCCCGGTGACCCCTACTCCGTGGTGGTTCTGCTACAGGGCTACGCGGAGCCCGAGGGGGTCGGCGAGGCCTTACGTGCCGATGGCTCCGTGACCCTTGTCTTGCCTCAGGCCTGGGGTCCTGCCTCCAGCCACCGAGAGCCCTCGCCCGAGAGCCACGAGGTGAAGACCGCCCTGGAGGAGGCGGCCCGTGGccccatcctcgtggacactgcGGGCCCGTGGGCTCGGGAGGCACTCTTGGGGGCTCTGGCGGGGCAGGGCCTATCCCCGGGTGATGTGACTCTTGTGGTGGGGACCCACGGGCATTCGGACCACATCGGGAATCTGGGGCTCTTTCCCCGGGCAGCTCTGCTGGTCTCGCACGACTTCTGCCTTCCCGGAGGCCTCTATCTCCCTCACGGGCTGGCTGAGGAGCGGCCTCTGCGGTTGGGGCCTGGACTCGAGGTGTGGGCTACGCCGGGCCATGGTGGCCAGCGGGACGTGAGCGTGGTGGTGGCTGGCACAACCCTGGGCACTGTAATGGTAGTGGGCGATGTGTTTGAACGTGATGGGGACGAGGACTCGTGGCAGGCGCTGAGTGAAGACCCCGTAGCCCAGAAGCGCAGCCGGAAGAGGATCTTAGGCACTGCCGATGTGATTGTGCCTGGTCATGGCGCTCCCTTTAGGGTGATCAGGGAAGCCTCGCCTTCAGAGACAGAGGGTCAGAGGAACAGCCAGCCAGAACTCGTGATTGGAGACAAGGAGCCCACGGTTCACCGATAAACTCGTCTTGACTCCTGTTCAGGACAccatacccccacccccaagccaagGAACTGACATCCAGGACACAAGAGGACATGACAGGAGTCACGAGTAGTCCCTTCTAGCCCTTCCAGGAGGCCAGTTTTCCCAAGGACAGTGCTTTGGCCATTGCTGTCATGAATACCTGTTTCTGTGATCAAACTAGGACCAAAGACTGACTCCACTGTGTGCCACCTGTCACCTCTCAGGCTTCATTAGTAAAATGGGAGAATGTTCTTGGGAGAGTCTTCTGAAATAAAAGTAGGAAGATGCATTGAAAAATCATATTGCCCGAATGTAAATGTGAAGCATTCCTGGTGATAATCATGCGAGTGTaatccagcagctgcagcaggggGACACTTTGGTGATAGATCACCTGTTTCTCAGAGAATGCAGGTTGCTGAGAGAAGGTGCAGGCAGAGCGGTAACATCTTAGTCATCTGACTTTAagttattcattcactcattcagtgaatatttgttaaCACACCCGCAGTGTCTCAAGCGTGGCTGGAGGTCACAAGGATACAGCAGTGAGCAAGCTAAACACACTTCCTGTCCCTCTTGGAGATGACAGGAGAGACAGGTAAATAACCACAATAGTAGTAGTAGACCAAATAATTACCAGTTCTGGTTAGTGAaatgaaaaaagcagagagaggagttcctgttgtggttcaatgggttaaggactcgatgtctctgtgaggatgtggccttgctcagtggattttggatttggtgttgccgtgactgtgtcatggtccccagctgcagctccaattcaacccctgggccaggaa
It encodes the following:
- the CNPY4 gene encoding protein canopy homolog 4; translation: MGPVPLGMLLFILTMYGACAGTMKEEDDDTERLPSKCEVCKLLSLELQEELSRTGRSREVLELGQVLDTGKRKRHIPYSVSETRLEEALENLCERILDYSVHAERKGSLRYAKGQSQTMATLKGLVQKGVKVDLGIPLELWDEPSVEVTFLKKQCETMLEEFEDVVGDWYFHHQEQPLQRFLCEAHVLPAAETACLQETWTGNEKIADGQEKTAGEEEQDQEEEEEMTDSPGHPKHDPEDL
- the MBLAC1 gene encoding metallo-beta-lactamase domain-containing protein 1, with product MSGLVRTEPLRGDTPLLVPGDPYSVVVLLQGYAEPEGVGEALRADGSVTLVLPQAWGPASSHREPSPESHEVKTALEEAARGPILVDTAGPWAREALLGALAGQGLSPGDVTLVVGTHGHSDHIGNLGLFPRAALLVSHDFCLPGGLYLPHGLAEERPLRLGPGLEVWATPGHGGQRDVSVVVAGTTLGTVMVVGDVFERDGDEDSWQALSEDPVAQKRSRKRILGTADVIVPGHGAPFRVIREASPSETEGQRNSQPELVIGDKEPTVHR